The DNA sequence GAAAAGAAAAGTATTTGAGGAATTTTCAATTCACAAGAAGAAACTGATACTGAATTAAATGTTGGAAAAACTAGTTTCTACAATGCTTTAGATTACTTATTTGATAACAAGGAACAAATTCTTAAAAATATAAATAATCAATTAGTATCAGAAAATAAGAGAAAATTACAAGTTCTTTGATATGACACAACAACTGCTTATTTTGAATCATTTTCAAGAATAGGAATAAGAGTACAAGGAACAAATTCTTAAAAATATAAATAATCAATTAGTATCAGAAAATAAGAGAAAATTACAAGTTCTTTGATATGACACAACAACTGCTTATTTTGAATCATTTTCAAGAATAGGAATAAGAGTACCTGGTTTTTCTAAAGATGGAAAATTTAAAGAAGATCAAGTAGTTATTGGTTTAATTACAGATGAAAACGGAATTCCATTGCATTATAAATTGTTCCCCGGAAATACAACTGATTCAAAAACTTTCATTCATTTTATGCTTGAGATGAAAAGAGTTTATGAAATTGAAAAAGTTGTAATTGTTTGTGATAAAGGGATGAGTACAAACGCTAACATTAGATTTTTAGAAGCACACGGTATTGACTATATCATTTCATATCGTATGAAAGCAGGAAGTAAAAAAGTCAAGGAATACGTCTTAAAACAAGATGACTACGTTAATTATGGTGGAGATTTTAAGTATAAGGAACAAACATATTTTTCAACTTGACAAAATGGTAGAAAAAACGATAAAGTGAGACGAAGAATTATCTCTTACTCTTCATCAAGAGCTTCAAAAGACAGAAAAGATAGAGAAAATTTAGTCAATAACTTCTATAAAAAAGCTAAAAACGGAATGGTTTCAGCTTCTGATTTAAAAAGTGAGACGAAGAATTATCTCTTACTCTTCATCAA is a window from the Mycoplasma anserisalpingitidis genome containing:
- a CDS encoding IS1634 family transposase, whose protein sequence is MQVLWYDTTTAYFESFSRIGIRVPGFSKDGKFKEDQVVIGLITDENGIPLHYKLFPGNTTDSKTFIHFMLEMKRVYEIEKVVIVCDKGMSTNANIRFLEAHGIDYIISYRMKAGSKKVKEYVLKQDDYVNYGGDFKYKEQTYFSTWQNGRKNDKVRRRIISYSSSRASKDRKDRENLVNNFYKKAKNGMVSASDLKSETKNYLLLFIKSFKRQKR